Proteins from a genomic interval of Kitasatospora herbaricolor:
- a CDS encoding carbohydrate kinase family protein has protein sequence MVQRPIAVLGECVADAFADTAQPRPGELALRVLPGGGPANTAAALARLATPTRFLGRISSDAFGALFRAHLASSGVDLSSVVAAREPSTMAIATLDEHGQAQYSFHAEATADWQWTDAELAAVLPRDASCLHTGSLALVRAPGGERIEELLTGARSRATVSIDPNVRPLLVDPAVYQARLARWCALADILRLSSDDLELLMPGVTPERACDAWHLAGVRLVVITLGGRGAVASLDGVRVFAPAPRVEVVDTIGAGDSFTAGLLHRLSRAGRLGGRLDDLTVDEVSDACEYAARVAALTCSVAGPNPPWAHQMESAPVATSR, from the coding sequence ATGGTCCAGCGCCCGATTGCCGTCCTCGGCGAGTGCGTCGCCGACGCTTTCGCCGACACTGCCCAGCCACGCCCAGGCGAGCTCGCTCTGCGTGTTCTGCCGGGCGGCGGGCCGGCCAACACCGCCGCGGCACTGGCCCGGCTCGCCACCCCCACCCGCTTCCTCGGCCGGATATCCTCCGACGCCTTCGGCGCGCTCTTCCGCGCCCACCTGGCATCGTCCGGCGTCGATCTCAGCAGCGTCGTCGCGGCTCGCGAACCCAGCACCATGGCCATCGCGACCCTCGACGAGCACGGCCAGGCCCAGTACTCCTTCCACGCCGAAGCCACCGCCGACTGGCAGTGGACCGATGCCGAACTCGCCGCGGTACTCCCCCGGGACGCCTCCTGCCTCCACACCGGCTCCCTCGCGCTGGTGCGCGCCCCCGGCGGCGAGCGCATCGAGGAACTCCTCACCGGCGCGCGCAGCAGGGCGACCGTCTCGATCGACCCCAACGTCCGCCCGCTGCTGGTCGACCCGGCCGTCTACCAGGCGCGCCTGGCGCGTTGGTGCGCACTCGCCGACATCCTGCGCCTCAGTTCCGACGACCTGGAGCTGTTGATGCCGGGCGTGACGCCCGAGCGAGCCTGTGACGCCTGGCACCTGGCCGGCGTCCGGCTGGTGGTGATCACCCTGGGCGGTCGCGGCGCGGTCGCGTCCCTCGACGGTGTCCGGGTGTTCGCTCCAGCACCGCGGGTCGAGGTGGTGGACACCATCGGGGCCGGCGACTCGTTCACCGCCGGCCTGCTCCACCGGTTGTCCCGGGCCGGCCGCCTGGGCGGACGACTTGACGACCTGACCGTCGACGAGGTCTCCGACGCCTGCGAGTACGCGGCCCGGGTCGCGGCCCTCACCTGCTCGGTCGCCGGTCCCAACCCGCCGTGGGCCCATCAGATGGAGTCCGCACCTGTGGCCACGTCCCGCTGA
- a CDS encoding sugar ABC transporter substrate-binding protein, protein MSLVTRTTLIRSAAALLAGGMALTLTACGSGSKGSTDAGSAGGSIKVGLITKTDTNPFFVKMKEGAQKAAQESGATLSTAAGKFDGDNAGQIAAIENMVAAGVKGILITPSDSKAILPAIKKARDKGVLVIALDSPTDPEDGTDALFATDNKKAGVLIGQYAKTAMAGKTAKIATLDLAPGVAVGQLRHDGFLQGFGIAEGDPSVVCSQDTGGDQAKGQTAMENCLQKSPDINVVYTINEPAALGAYTALKAKGREKDVLIVSVDGGCTGTQAVKDGKIAATSQQYPLVMASQGLNAIVSYAKSGTKASGYTDTGVNLITDKPQAGINAHDTTYGLANCWG, encoded by the coding sequence ATGTCCCTCGTCACCCGCACCACCCTGATCAGATCCGCAGCGGCTCTCCTGGCCGGCGGCATGGCGCTCACGCTCACGGCGTGCGGCTCCGGCTCGAAGGGCTCCACCGACGCCGGGTCCGCCGGCGGATCGATCAAGGTCGGCCTGATCACCAAGACCGACACCAACCCGTTCTTCGTGAAGATGAAGGAAGGCGCCCAGAAGGCCGCCCAGGAGAGCGGCGCCACCCTCAGCACGGCCGCTGGCAAGTTCGACGGCGACAACGCCGGACAGATCGCCGCGATCGAGAACATGGTGGCCGCCGGCGTCAAGGGCATCCTGATCACCCCCAGCGACTCCAAGGCGATCCTGCCCGCCATCAAGAAGGCCCGGGACAAGGGCGTCCTGGTCATCGCCCTCGACAGCCCGACCGACCCCGAGGACGGCACCGACGCGCTGTTCGCCACCGACAACAAGAAGGCGGGCGTGCTGATCGGCCAGTACGCCAAGACCGCCATGGCGGGCAAGACCGCGAAGATCGCGACCCTTGACCTCGCACCGGGCGTCGCCGTCGGCCAGCTGCGCCACGACGGGTTCCTGCAGGGCTTCGGCATCGCGGAGGGCGACCCGTCGGTGGTCTGCTCCCAGGACACCGGCGGCGACCAGGCCAAGGGCCAGACCGCGATGGAGAACTGTCTGCAGAAGTCCCCCGACATCAACGTCGTCTACACCATCAACGAGCCCGCCGCGCTCGGCGCCTACACCGCGCTGAAGGCCAAGGGCCGCGAGAAGGACGTCCTGATCGTCTCGGTCGACGGCGGCTGCACCGGCACCCAGGCCGTCAAGGACGGCAAGATCGCCGCGACCTCCCAGCAGTACCCGCTGGTGATGGCCTCCCAGGGCCTCAACGCCATCGTCTCCTACGCCAAGTCCGGAACCAAGGCCAGCGGCTACACCGACACGGGCGTCAACCTGATCACCGACAAGCCGCAGGCCGGCATCAACGCCCACGACACCACCTACGGCCTGGCGAACTGCTGGGGCTGA
- a CDS encoding ABC transporter substrate-binding protein, with protein MRSNARRLAGTSVAILTAAAVLAGCASGSTGSGSGADADTLTLWTHNAGNADEYKVVQKVVDDFNASQSKYKVKIQAFPQGSYNDAVVAAAAAKKLPCILDADGPNVPNWAWGGYLAPLDLSGSETAVADQLPSTVGTYNDKLYSFGHYDVALTMFARKSVLQEHNIRIPTLDKPWTKDEFDAALATLKAGGKFEQPLEMGTGGSGEWWPYAYSPQLQSFGGDLIDRSDYKSAKDALDGPEAVAWATWFRSLVTKGYMAQKGGASPNDDFLNGKSAIEWDGSWDAAKNAAKLGDDLAILPPVDLGKGPKIGGASWQWGMSNTCSNKAGAQEYLKFSRKTQYFVDFAKATGTIPATAGAAAQIPGYQPGGPYEIFSQSARKFAVVRPVTPAYPFISSVYEKTAKDILAGADPQKTLSQAADQIDSNLKTNNYYAG; from the coding sequence ATGAGATCGAACGCCAGGCGCCTCGCGGGGACAAGTGTAGCCATCCTCACCGCGGCGGCCGTGCTCGCCGGCTGCGCCTCGGGCAGCACCGGATCCGGGTCGGGGGCGGACGCCGACACCCTGACCCTGTGGACGCACAACGCCGGCAACGCAGACGAGTACAAGGTCGTCCAGAAGGTCGTCGACGACTTCAACGCCAGCCAGAGCAAGTACAAGGTCAAGATCCAGGCCTTCCCGCAGGGTTCGTACAACGACGCCGTGGTCGCCGCCGCAGCCGCCAAGAAACTGCCCTGCATCCTGGACGCGGACGGACCGAACGTGCCCAACTGGGCCTGGGGCGGCTACCTGGCCCCCCTGGACCTGAGCGGCAGCGAGACCGCGGTGGCCGACCAGCTGCCGAGCACCGTCGGCACCTACAACGACAAGCTCTACTCCTTCGGCCACTACGACGTCGCGCTCACGATGTTCGCCCGCAAGTCGGTGCTGCAGGAACACAACATCCGCATCCCCACCCTCGACAAGCCCTGGACCAAGGACGAGTTCGACGCAGCCCTCGCCACCCTCAAGGCCGGCGGCAAGTTCGAACAGCCCCTGGAGATGGGCACCGGCGGAAGCGGCGAGTGGTGGCCCTACGCCTACTCCCCCCAGCTGCAGAGCTTCGGCGGCGACCTCATCGACCGCTCCGACTACAAGAGCGCCAAGGACGCACTCGACGGCCCCGAGGCCGTCGCCTGGGCCACCTGGTTCCGCTCCCTGGTCACCAAGGGCTACATGGCCCAGAAGGGCGGAGCCAGCCCCAACGACGACTTCCTCAACGGCAAGTCCGCCATCGAGTGGGACGGCAGCTGGGACGCGGCGAAGAACGCCGCCAAGCTCGGCGACGACCTGGCGATCCTTCCCCCGGTCGATCTCGGCAAGGGGCCGAAGATCGGCGGCGCCTCCTGGCAGTGGGGCATGAGCAACACCTGCAGCAACAAGGCGGGCGCCCAGGAATACCTCAAGTTCTCCCGCAAGACCCAGTACTTCGTGGACTTCGCCAAGGCCACCGGCACCATCCCGGCCACGGCCGGCGCCGCCGCACAGATACCCGGCTACCAGCCCGGCGGCCCCTACGAGATCTTCTCCCAGTCGGCCCGGAAGTTCGCCGTGGTGCGCCCCGTCACGCCCGCGTACCCGTTCATCTCCTCCGTCTACGAGAAGACCGCCAAGGACATCCTGGCCGGCGCCGACCCGCAGAAGACCCTCTCCCAGGCCGCGGACCAGATCGACTCGAACCTGAAGACCAACAACTACTACGCCGGCTGA
- a CDS encoding putative quinol monooxygenase, protein MKKTLLAEFTVKPGFEERVAALVADFARTVRSEPGNLVFDVYTKESDPRAYWIFEVYRSEAAFAEHITAPHGGPFNTELVGMIEEDASVLTFLAPQTGTGTHHLAR, encoded by the coding sequence ATGAAGAAGACCCTGCTGGCCGAGTTCACGGTCAAGCCCGGATTCGAGGAGCGGGTCGCCGCCCTGGTGGCGGATTTCGCCAGGACGGTCCGGTCGGAGCCCGGCAACCTCGTCTTCGACGTGTACACCAAGGAATCGGATCCCCGCGCGTACTGGATCTTCGAGGTGTACCGGAGCGAGGCGGCCTTCGCGGAGCACATCACCGCTCCCCACGGGGGCCCGTTCAACACCGAGCTGGTGGGGATGATCGAGGAGGACGCGTCCGTCCTGACCTTCCTGGCCCCGCAGACCGGGACAGGCACCCACCACCTGGCTCGCTGA
- a CDS encoding ATP-binding cassette domain-containing protein: protein MSAPTPTPVIQARGLVKRYGHVTAIDGADFDLLPGEVLAVIGDNGAGKSSLIKALTGAVTPDEGEIRLNGEVIRFNGPQDARAHGIETVYQDLAVAASMDIASNMFLGRELRRPGPLGSVLRMIDKKRMREEAAAHMADLKIGLRSLTQAVETLSGGQRQAVAVARSVAWARSVVVMDEPTAALGVKESGQVLDLIRRVRDKGLPVVLISHNMPHVFEIADRIHVHRMGRREALIKPSDYSMSEVVAIMTGALTVDEEHGGTVVADAGAVKAAGVRPN, encoded by the coding sequence ATGAGCGCTCCCACTCCCACCCCCGTGATCCAGGCCAGGGGTCTGGTCAAGCGCTACGGCCACGTCACCGCCATCGACGGCGCCGACTTCGACCTGCTGCCCGGCGAGGTCCTGGCCGTCATCGGCGACAACGGCGCCGGCAAGTCCAGTCTCATCAAGGCCCTCACCGGCGCCGTCACCCCCGACGAGGGCGAGATCCGCCTGAACGGCGAGGTCATCCGCTTCAACGGACCGCAGGACGCCCGGGCCCACGGAATCGAGACCGTCTACCAGGACCTCGCGGTCGCCGCCTCCATGGACATCGCCTCCAACATGTTCCTCGGCCGCGAACTGCGCCGGCCAGGCCCGCTGGGCAGCGTCCTGCGCATGATCGACAAGAAGCGGATGCGCGAGGAGGCCGCCGCGCACATGGCCGACCTCAAGATCGGCCTGCGCTCGCTCACCCAGGCGGTGGAGACCCTCTCCGGCGGTCAGCGCCAGGCCGTCGCCGTCGCCCGCTCGGTCGCCTGGGCCCGCAGCGTCGTCGTGATGGACGAACCCACCGCGGCGCTCGGCGTCAAGGAGTCCGGCCAGGTCCTCGACCTGATCCGACGGGTCCGCGACAAGGGCCTGCCGGTCGTCCTGATCAGCCACAACATGCCGCACGTCTTCGAGATCGCCGACCGTATCCACGTCCACCGGATGGGCCGGCGCGAGGCCCTGATCAAGCCGTCCGACTACAGCATGTCCGAGGTCGTCGCCATCATGACGGGCGCGCTCACCGTCGACGAGGAGCACGGCGGTACTGTCGTGGCGGATGCCGGTGCGGTCAAGGCCGCCGGAGTCCGTCCGAACTGA
- a CDS encoding LacI family DNA-binding transcriptional regulator: MKRVGIKDVAAAAGVSATTVSHILNAVEGKRINPETRRSVLQAAEQLGYQPNKLARGLRLSRSSTVGFLSDEIATTPHAGQIIRGAQEAAAERGLLLLMLNTGGDRDLEHKEIALLLQHRVDGILYASMYHRVVEVPEPLRSVPTVLLDARSHDPAFSSVVPDEEQGGHTATRALLAHGHRRIGFVTNSDDIPASRGRLAGYRAALSEAGIDFDAGLVVADISDAPGGYRAARTLLAAPNRPTALFCFTDRMAMGAYRAAAELGLVVPRDLSVIGFDNQELISENLFPALTTVALPHYEMGARAIAQLQAVIDAPEPAAGPRSQEMLHCPLVTRDSVAPPPRL; this comes from the coding sequence ATGAAGCGCGTTGGAATCAAGGATGTGGCGGCCGCGGCCGGGGTGTCCGCGACGACGGTCTCCCACATCCTCAACGCCGTCGAGGGCAAACGGATCAACCCCGAGACACGGCGCTCCGTCCTGCAAGCCGCGGAACAGCTGGGCTACCAGCCGAACAAGCTGGCCCGCGGACTGCGCCTGAGCCGGTCCTCCACGGTGGGGTTCCTGAGCGACGAGATCGCCACAACGCCGCACGCAGGGCAGATCATCCGTGGGGCCCAGGAGGCTGCCGCAGAGCGCGGACTGCTCCTGCTGATGCTGAACACCGGGGGCGACCGGGACCTTGAGCACAAGGAGATCGCCCTACTGCTCCAGCACCGGGTCGACGGCATCCTCTACGCGTCGATGTACCACCGGGTCGTCGAGGTGCCCGAGCCGCTGCGCTCGGTGCCCACGGTCCTGCTGGACGCCCGCTCGCACGACCCGGCGTTCTCATCGGTCGTACCCGACGAGGAGCAGGGTGGCCACACCGCCACCCGGGCGCTGCTGGCCCACGGCCACCGAAGGATCGGCTTCGTCACCAACTCCGACGACATCCCCGCCTCCCGGGGACGGCTCGCCGGGTACCGGGCCGCCCTCTCGGAAGCCGGCATCGACTTCGATGCCGGCCTGGTGGTCGCCGACATCTCCGACGCCCCGGGCGGCTACCGCGCCGCACGGACACTGCTCGCAGCGCCGAACCGGCCCACCGCGCTCTTCTGCTTCACCGACCGCATGGCCATGGGCGCCTACCGGGCCGCCGCGGAACTCGGGCTCGTCGTGCCCAGGGACCTGTCGGTGATCGGTTTCGACAACCAGGAACTCATCAGCGAGAACCTCTTCCCGGCGCTGACCACCGTGGCGCTGCCGCACTACGAGATGGGCGCCCGCGCCATCGCACAACTCCAAGCCGTGATCGACGCACCCGAACCTGCCGCCGGCCCGCGCAGCCAGGAAATGCTGCACTGCCCGCTGGTTACCAGGGACTCGGTCGCCCCACCGCCCCGGCTCTGA
- a CDS encoding ABC transporter permease, with translation MTTSTAPYGNLTGPTALRRLVTAPTAGPLAALVLACAFFSLTTDQFLSGGNFSLIIQQVMVVGALAVGQTLIILTAGIDLSCGAVMAFGSIVIARTAAQGTVPPLVAIVLGLAVCSGFGLLNGLLVKLIPLPPFIVTLGMLNVAFALTHIYSNEQTVTDLPGALTFLGTTFPLGGTDVTYGSLVALALFGVFAYLLSSTSWGRHVYALGNSPEAARLNGIRTGRLTIGLYALAGLVYGLAALLLISRTGVGDPQAGQTDNLDSITAVVLGGTSLFGGRGSVLGSLVGALIVGVFRNGLQLMGVASIYQTLITGVLVILAVTVDQISRKRTR, from the coding sequence ATGACCACATCCACCGCCCCGTACGGGAACCTCACCGGGCCGACAGCGTTGCGCCGGCTCGTGACGGCCCCGACGGCCGGCCCGCTCGCCGCACTCGTGCTGGCCTGCGCCTTCTTCTCCCTGACGACAGACCAGTTCCTCTCCGGCGGCAATTTCTCGCTGATCATCCAGCAGGTGATGGTGGTCGGGGCGCTGGCCGTGGGGCAGACTCTGATCATCCTGACGGCCGGCATCGACCTGTCCTGCGGCGCGGTGATGGCTTTCGGGTCGATCGTGATCGCCAGGACGGCCGCCCAAGGGACGGTTCCGCCGCTGGTGGCGATCGTGCTGGGCCTGGCGGTGTGTTCCGGCTTCGGCCTGCTCAACGGTCTGCTGGTGAAGCTGATCCCGCTGCCGCCGTTCATCGTGACGCTCGGCATGCTGAACGTCGCCTTCGCGCTCACCCACATCTACTCCAACGAGCAGACCGTCACCGACCTGCCCGGCGCACTGACGTTCCTCGGCACCACCTTCCCGCTCGGCGGCACCGACGTCACCTACGGCTCGCTCGTGGCCCTGGCACTGTTCGGTGTGTTCGCCTACCTGCTGAGCAGCACATCCTGGGGCCGGCACGTCTACGCGCTGGGCAACAGCCCCGAGGCCGCCCGCCTCAACGGCATCCGCACCGGCCGCCTGACCATCGGCCTCTACGCACTCGCCGGACTCGTCTACGGCCTCGCCGCACTCCTGCTGATCTCCCGCACCGGTGTCGGCGACCCGCAGGCGGGGCAGACCGACAACCTCGACAGCATTACCGCGGTGGTCCTCGGCGGTACCAGCCTCTTCGGCGGCCGGGGCAGCGTGCTCGGCTCCCTGGTCGGTGCTCTCATCGTCGGGGTGTTCCGCAACGGCCTCCAGCTGATGGGCGTCGCCTCCATCTACCAGACGCTGATCACCGGCGTCCTGGTCATCCTCGCCGTCACCGTCGACCAGATCTCCCGGAAGAGGACCCGCTGA